Proteins encoded by one window of Salmonirosea aquatica:
- a CDS encoding TlpA family protein disulfide reductase, with the protein MIHNSFAQDFIPGDQQNEADSDKVKAQEIRKALHQELLAKMVADTNERLRGTVKPVFLWTEVQKHQDDNVLLTSLVNEFLAQKPGSLPYKKNRMDRYGLMIYQLIAEKEALKPLSTKLFASIETNLKKNQITATDSSSRLELDQRAYYRYLYAYVNYLKAKATSEASQKEIFLKNAFDYSPDLIDKNRQAAYFYDMIFALSGAQKDSFQDDYLDFLTNQVEDKNQVLSTLRKMALDNPDHKMQLRQYYEDHHATGKDFGQYWQEAINSSAKIAPPISLALLDKAVFSTENLNGKWVLVDFWGTWCAPCRKEHPDMQKFYDSTVVKNPGKISLLTVACNDTEQKVLTYMEQKKYSFPVAMSDNKIQKTYTVQGYPTKVLITPQGKYVTVPFNVDWVSFVKDYSDL; encoded by the coding sequence GATAAAGTCAAAGCCCAAGAGATTCGCAAAGCATTACATCAGGAACTTCTGGCGAAAATGGTAGCGGACACCAACGAGCGCCTTCGCGGAACTGTGAAACCCGTATTTCTGTGGACCGAAGTGCAGAAGCACCAGGACGACAACGTGCTTCTGACAAGCCTCGTTAATGAGTTTTTAGCGCAAAAACCCGGATCCTTGCCCTATAAAAAGAATCGGATGGATCGTTACGGACTGATGATCTACCAACTCATCGCCGAAAAAGAAGCTTTGAAGCCCTTGTCGACAAAACTTTTTGCCTCCATTGAAACCAATCTTAAAAAAAATCAAATCACGGCCACGGATTCTTCTTCCCGCCTGGAACTGGATCAAAGAGCTTACTACAGGTACCTTTATGCGTATGTGAATTATCTGAAAGCCAAGGCAACTTCGGAGGCTAGTCAAAAGGAAATTTTTTTGAAAAACGCGTTCGACTATAGTCCGGATCTGATCGACAAAAACCGTCAAGCCGCCTATTTTTACGATATGATTTTTGCGCTTTCCGGGGCACAAAAGGATTCTTTCCAGGATGATTATCTGGACTTTTTAACGAATCAAGTTGAAGATAAAAATCAGGTTTTGTCTACACTCCGCAAAATGGCATTGGACAATCCCGACCACAAAATGCAATTACGGCAATACTACGAAGATCATCACGCAACGGGAAAGGATTTTGGTCAATACTGGCAGGAGGCAATCAATAGTAGTGCCAAAATAGCCCCGCCCATTTCGCTTGCTCTGCTCGACAAGGCAGTGTTTTCAACTGAAAATCTGAATGGAAAGTGGGTACTCGTCGATTTCTGGGGTACCTGGTGCGCTCCCTGCCGCAAAGAACATCCGGACATGCAAAAATTCTACGATTCTACGGTCGTAAAAAATCCCGGGAAAATTTCTTTGCTGACAGTAGCTTGTAACGATACGGAGCAAAAGGTTTTGACCTACATGGAGCAGAAGAAGTATTCGTTTCCCGTCGCGATGTCTGATAACAAAATTCAGAAAACGTACACCGTGCAAGGGTACCCTACCAAGGTTTTGATAACGCCCCAGGGGAAATATGTTACCGTACCGTTCAATGTCGATTGGGTGAGTTTTGTGAAAGATTACAGTGATTTGTAA
- a CDS encoding glyoxalase superfamily protein: MSFQIQRTIPLLRVFDEAKAYEFYIDWLGFTVDWTHRFEPGTPLYMQITQGTLTLHLTEHHGDCTPGAKVFVACTGLAEFHTELIGKKYKYNRPGLEKAFWNALTMEVNDPFGNKLLFSEALTE, translated from the coding sequence ATGTCTTTCCAAATTCAACGTACCATTCCGCTGCTCCGCGTTTTTGACGAAGCCAAGGCCTACGAATTCTATATCGACTGGTTGGGTTTTACTGTAGACTGGACGCACCGCTTCGAGCCAGGTACCCCCCTTTACATGCAAATCACCCAAGGTACCCTCACGCTACACCTCACCGAGCACCACGGCGACTGCACGCCGGGAGCCAAGGTATTCGTAGCCTGTACAGGTCTGGCTGAATTTCACACCGAACTGATCGGCAAGAAGTACAAGTACAACCGTCCGGGGCTGGAGAAGGCTTTCTGGAATGCGCTGACGATGGAAGTCAACGATCCGTTTGGGAACAAACTGCTGTTCAGTGAGGCACTGACAGAATGA
- a CDS encoding bifunctional helix-turn-helix transcriptional regulator/GNAT family N-acetyltransferase has translation MALPVTQQVRSFSRFYTNFLGLLNNQILDSPLSLSESRILYELAKNEGTTSNQLVATLSIDKGYLSRILKKFEKEKLLLKVPSVQDKRVRILSLSAKGEKIFRHINEKSEQQVAERIGHLTEDAKHELGTILQKTERLLDTQRAQPITLEDIVIRTDLRPGDVGFVIMAHGELYQKEYQYGINFETYVAKGMAEFYERYDPDRSRVWVCEHLGRRVGFLLLMARGNAAQLRYFFLSPEYRGVGLGKKLMQLYMDFLREKGYLSSYLWTTHELFTAASLYKRAGFKLVEEMPSNAFGKVLTEQKYELIL, from the coding sequence ATGGCTTTACCCGTAACCCAGCAGGTCAGGTCCTTCAGCCGCTTCTACACCAATTTCCTGGGGCTGCTGAACAACCAGATTCTAGACAGCCCGCTTTCTCTTTCCGAGTCACGCATTCTTTATGAACTGGCCAAGAATGAAGGTACCACGTCCAACCAACTCGTGGCTACCCTTAGCATTGACAAGGGGTACCTTAGCCGTATTTTGAAGAAATTCGAAAAGGAGAAACTACTCCTGAAAGTACCTTCCGTCCAAGATAAACGGGTGAGAATCCTGTCCCTGTCGGCAAAGGGTGAGAAGATTTTCCGGCACATCAACGAAAAGTCGGAGCAGCAGGTTGCCGAGCGCATCGGTCATCTGACCGAAGACGCGAAGCACGAATTAGGGACTATCCTGCAAAAAACGGAACGACTGCTGGATACGCAAAGAGCCCAACCGATAACCCTGGAAGATATCGTCATCCGTACGGATCTGCGCCCCGGCGATGTGGGGTTCGTCATCATGGCACATGGCGAACTTTACCAGAAAGAATACCAGTACGGTATCAACTTCGAAACTTACGTGGCCAAAGGAATGGCCGAGTTCTACGAACGCTACGACCCCGATAGAAGCCGGGTGTGGGTTTGCGAGCATTTAGGTCGCCGGGTGGGTTTTCTACTGTTGATGGCTCGGGGAAACGCCGCTCAACTCCGCTATTTTTTTCTCTCTCCGGAGTACCGTGGCGTTGGTTTAGGAAAAAAACTGATGCAGCTATACATGGATTTCCTGCGCGAAAAGGGGTACCTATCTTCCTACCTCTGGACCACGCACGAACTATTCACCGCCGCCAGTCTGTACAAAAGAGCCGGTTTCAAGCTGGTCGAGGAAATGCCCTCAAACGCTTTCGGTAAGGTACTTACGGAGCAAAAGTATGAATTGATACTGTAG